One genomic region from Rosa rugosa chromosome 1, drRosRugo1.1, whole genome shotgun sequence encodes:
- the LOC133724752 gene encoding uncharacterized protein LOC133724752 isoform X2 produces the protein MANPSGNHQEPSHASSSFNGTNPTNGNSTPVSAPETMAMKHNPGISMDWTAEEQAILDDGLANYATEANIIRYAKIAMQLQNKTVRDVALRCRWMTKKENSKRRKEEHNLARKSKDKKERVVDTSAKPSHFTNRPSVAPYTPPIISMDNDDGISYKAIGGVTGELLEQNAQALNQISTNLQAFQLE, from the exons ATGGCCAACCCTTCTGGGAACCATCAAGAACCGAGCCATGCCTCGTCGTCTTTCAACGGCACCAACCCGACTAACGGAAACTCCACTCCTGTGTCGGCACCCGAGACCATGGCCATGAAGCACAACCCGGGTATTTCTATGGATTGGACCGCAGAGGAGCAGGCCATTCTTGATGATGGGCTCGCCAA TTATGCAACAGAAGCTAACATAATCCGGTATGCGAAGATAGCTATGCAGCTACAGAATAAGACGGTTCGAGATGTGGCATTGCGTTGCAGATGGATGACT AAAAAGGAGAACAGCAAGAGAAGGAAGGAAGAACATAACTTAGCAAGGAAAAGCAAAGACAAAAAG GAAAGAGTAGTTGATACTTCAGCAAAGCCGTCACACTTTACAAACCGACCCAGTGTTGCTCCCTATACTCCTCCGATAATATCTATGGACAATGATGATGGCATCTCATACAAAG CTATTGGTGGGGTTACAGGCGAGCTTTTGGAGCAGAATGCGCAAGCCTTGAATCAAATTTCTACCAATCTTCAAGCTTTCCAG CTTGAATGA
- the LOC133724754 gene encoding putative GTP diphosphokinase RSH1, chloroplastic isoform X4: protein MKEGLMKEMQRSKEGLMKKMQRKKTEVSKLGKLKCRDEHDSVQDVKADDLRQMLLAMTEEGLAVVAILRHFRYPCRWFQQ from the exons ATGAAGGAAGGACTGATGAAGGAGATGCAGAGGTCGAAGGAGGGACTGATGAAGAagatgcagaggaagaagacggAG GTTTCAAAGTTGGGAAAGTTGAAATGTAGGGATGAACATGATTCTGTACAAGATGTAAAAGCAGATGACCTACGGCAGATGCTTCTAGCCATGACAGAGGAG GGGTTGGCTGTTGTTGCAATATTGAGGCACTTTAGATACCCTTGCAG ATGGTTTCAACAATGA
- the LOC133724754 gene encoding putative GTP diphosphokinase RSH1, chloroplastic isoform X5, whose amino-acid sequence MEGLMKEMQRSKEGLMKKMQRKKTEVSKLGKLKCRDEHDSVQDVKADDLRQMLLAMTEEGLAVVAILRHFRYPCRWFQQ is encoded by the exons GAAGGACTGATGAAGGAGATGCAGAGGTCGAAGGAGGGACTGATGAAGAagatgcagaggaagaagacggAG GTTTCAAAGTTGGGAAAGTTGAAATGTAGGGATGAACATGATTCTGTACAAGATGTAAAAGCAGATGACCTACGGCAGATGCTTCTAGCCATGACAGAGGAG GGGTTGGCTGTTGTTGCAATATTGAGGCACTTTAGATACCCTTGCAG ATGGTTTCAACAATGA
- the LOC133726780 gene encoding uncharacterized protein LOC133726780, with translation MMKAFLEKYFPTSRIIMLRKKISGIQQGQDESYAEYYERFKSLVTQCPQHGMKDETLPTCFYDGLTSLERDMLDAASGGSFVDKEPAAGMVLIENRALNQQQYGSSRPKATREKVHEVSTLAQLEDKINKLTSLVSQGTHGQVMVCGVCSMQGHVSDQCPQLMEHGGLEGVNAIGFQQGYQRPRNDPFSNTYNPRWRDHPNFRWKDNENVQSAPQGFQQRPQGFYQKPQVPNPAPFNSNFNSNASSSSNDELIKTLTKSTQAFIASQTHHGNQIDAISTDVAEMKKQMSQVLEFMGKFHEQGKLPSGTIPNPHFEQAKAMTTRSGKTLVDPPKPQKKVPTSTLEEDEDPATSKAQVTSPPSNAKPKTQGNVSNSFNSVIANQSSSPLPFPSKFAKSKKDEAEKAILETFKKVQVNIPLLEAIKQIPKYAKFLKELCTTRRQNREKEVVNVSENFFLIYVSHMSEYVFKH, from the coding sequence ATGATGAAGGCATTTCTTGAGAAGTATTTCCCTACATCTCGCATCATCATGCTTAGGAAGAAGATAAGTGGGATCCAACAAGGGCAAGATGAGTCCTATGCAGAGTACTATGAAAGGTTCAAGTCTCTTGTCactcaatgccctcaacatggcatgaaggatgagaccttgCCCACTTGTTTCTATGATGGGCTCACAAGTTTGGAAAGAGACATGCTAGATGCAGCTTCTGGTGGATCATTTGTTGACAAGGAACCTGCGGCTGGAATGGTCTTAATTGAGAATAGGGCcttgaatcaacaacaatatggaAGCTCTAGGCCCAAAGCCACACGTGAAAAGGTCCATGAGGTAAGTACTTTAGCTCAATTGGAAGATAAAATTAACAAACTTACTTCTCTTGTGTCTCAGGGAACGCATGGACAAGTCATGGTGTGTGGAGTAtgttctatgcaagggcatgtgtctgaccaatgccctcaactcatggAACATGGAGGACTTGAAGGTGTCAACGCCATAGGGTTCCAACAAGGGTACCAACGTCCTAGGAATGATCCATTCTCAAACACCTACAACCCTAGATGGAGAGACCACCCAAATTTTCGTTGGAAGGACAATGAGAACGTTCAAAGTGCACCTCAAGGCTTCCAACAACGTCCTCAAggcttttatcaaaagcctcaaGTCCCTAACCCTGCTCCTTTTAATTCGAATTTCAATTcaaatgcttcttcttcttctaatgatgAATTGATCAAAACTCTAACTAAATCTACTCAAGCTTTTATTGCAAGTCAAACTCATCATGGGAACCAAATCGATGCCATATCCACGGATGTAGCAGAGATGAAGAAGCAAATGAGCCAAGTTTTGGAGTTCATGGGTAAGTTTCATGAGCAAGGTAAGCTACCAAGTGGAACCATCCCAAATCCTCACTTTGAGCAAGCCAAGGCCAtgactacaaggagtggtaAGACCCTTGTAGACCCTCCTAAGCCTCAAAAGAAGGTCCCAACGTCAACATTAGAGGAGGAtgaggaccctgcaacgtctaAGGCTCAAGTGACATCTCCACCTTCAAATGCAAAACCGAAAACTCAAGGTAATGTTTCTAACTCTTtcaattcggttattgctaatcAATCTTCTTCTCCCTTACCTTTCCCAAGCAAATTTGCCAAGTCCAAGAAGGATGAGGCCGAAAAGGCTATCTTGGAAACCTTCAAGAAGGTGCAAGTGAATATCCCTCTCCTTGAGGCTATAAAGCAAATTCCTAAGTATGCCAAAttcttgaaggagctttgcaccacaaggagaCAAAACCGTGAGAAAGAAGTGGTGAATGTAAGtgagaatttctttcttatatatgtgagccataTGAGTGAATACGTTTTTAAGCATTAG
- the LOC133724752 gene encoding uncharacterized protein LOC133724752 isoform X1 — protein MANPSGNHQEPSHASSSFNGTNPTNGNSTPVSAPETMAMKHNPGISMDWTAEEQAILDDGLANYATEANIIRYAKIAMQLQNKTVRDVALRCRWMTKKENSKRRKEEHNLARKSKDKKERVVDTSAKPSHFTNRPSVAPYTPPIISMDNDDGISYKAIGGVTGELLEQNAQALNQISTNLQAFQIQENINLFCQARDNILKIMNDLNDMPDVMKQMPPLPVKVNEELVNHVLPPPAHQMQ, from the exons ATGGCCAACCCTTCTGGGAACCATCAAGAACCGAGCCATGCCTCGTCGTCTTTCAACGGCACCAACCCGACTAACGGAAACTCCACTCCTGTGTCGGCACCCGAGACCATGGCCATGAAGCACAACCCGGGTATTTCTATGGATTGGACCGCAGAGGAGCAGGCCATTCTTGATGATGGGCTCGCCAA TTATGCAACAGAAGCTAACATAATCCGGTATGCGAAGATAGCTATGCAGCTACAGAATAAGACGGTTCGAGATGTGGCATTGCGTTGCAGATGGATGACT AAAAAGGAGAACAGCAAGAGAAGGAAGGAAGAACATAACTTAGCAAGGAAAAGCAAAGACAAAAAG GAAAGAGTAGTTGATACTTCAGCAAAGCCGTCACACTTTACAAACCGACCCAGTGTTGCTCCCTATACTCCTCCGATAATATCTATGGACAATGATGATGGCATCTCATACAAAG CTATTGGTGGGGTTACAGGCGAGCTTTTGGAGCAGAATGCGCAAGCCTTGAATCAAATTTCTACCAATCTTCAAGCTTTCCAG ATACAGGAGAACATCAACCTCTTCTGCCAGGCTCGAGATAACATCCTCAAAATAATGAATGA CTTGAATGACATGCCAGACGTAATGAAGCAGATGCCACCACTTCCAGTGAAAGTAAATGAAGAGCTCGTAAACCACGTCCTCCCCCCACCTGCACATCAAATGCAATGA
- the LOC133724754 gene encoding putative GTP diphosphokinase RSH1, chloroplastic isoform X6, giving the protein MKEMQRSKEGLMKKMQRKKTEVSKLGKLKCRDEHDSVQDVKADDLRQMLLAMTEEGLAVVAILRHFRYPCRWFQQ; this is encoded by the exons ATGAAGGAGATGCAGAGGTCGAAGGAGGGACTGATGAAGAagatgcagaggaagaagacggAG GTTTCAAAGTTGGGAAAGTTGAAATGTAGGGATGAACATGATTCTGTACAAGATGTAAAAGCAGATGACCTACGGCAGATGCTTCTAGCCATGACAGAGGAG GGGTTGGCTGTTGTTGCAATATTGAGGCACTTTAGATACCCTTGCAG ATGGTTTCAACAATGA